GGCGCCAGCGCCACCAGTCGGTGCTAACGGACTTGATGAGCGCCGCGTGGTGCGCGGCAAGCTTCTCCGGCGCGCGCTCGCGCTCACGACCGATCAGCCGTTGCCCGAAGCCCGCGCCGCGCTCCCCGCCACCGCCGAAGCTCATGTGATCGGCGCCTTCGAGCCACAGCTGCGCCTTCGCGCCGGCCGGCAGCCTGTCATAGACGACGCGGCGGTAACGGCCGTCGCGCTCCTGGCCGATGGGATTGCCGTCGAGGCTGCCCGTCAGGCACAGCATCGGACGCGTGATGCCCTTGATGCCCCCCGGGAAGTGCCCCGCCGACGGACTGAACGCGGCGAAGGCCTTGAAGTGCGAGTCCGTCAGGTCCGGCGCGCCACGCACCTGGAAGTCGCGTCCCGCGACCGCCAGCGTCGTCTGGGCGCCGAACGAATGTCCCGACATGCCGAGCGCCTTGGGCGACACGCGGGCCCACGGGCCGCTGCCGTCCTTCTGCAGTTTCAGCAGCTGCCCGACGGCGAACTGCACGTCGTGCCCGCGTTCGATCAACTGCTCGGCGCTCGCGGCCGCCTTCACCGCCTGCAGGCCGCCGCCCCAGATCGCGCGGTCGCTGCCGGCGTGCTGCAGATGCAGCGTCGCGATGCCGGCCTCGGCCCAGGCCTGCGCCCATTCGGTGCCGCCGTCGAGGCTGCCGCCCAGGCCGTGCGAGAACACCACCAGCGCCATCGGCCGGTCGCCTTCCGGCAGGCGCAGGCGCCACGGGATGTCGCGCAGGCGGGACTGGTCGCGCCAGACGCCCTGCTGGACGCCGGGCGTCGGCGCGGGCACGGCATCGGGCGTCGAAGCCGGTACTGACGCCGGAGCGCTCTGCGCACGCGCGGGGAACGCGGCGACGGCGCCGAAGGCAGCACCGAAAGTGCTCGTGGCGGTCAGGACGGAAGCACGCGTCAGGAGCGCGCGGCGGGCGGGATCGTGAGGCAGGAAATTCATGGCGACGAAGCGGGCAGATGCCGTTCCCGCCCCGAGGGCGGCACCGGCTTGAGGCGCAATGCCCAGCATACGCCGCCGACCAGCAGCACGACCCCGGCGACGCCCATCAGCGGCGGCCACTCGCCGCGATGCCACTGCGAGTAGGCGAGCGCGGCCAGCGTCTCGAAGACGATCAACTGGCCGACCAGCGTGGTGGGCAGGCGCTGGCTGGCCTCGTTCCAGCACAGCGTGCCGAGCCAGGACGCGAACAGCCCGACGGCGGCCATCAGACCGACGAAGGGCCACAGCCGCGGCCCGGTCGGGAAATCGAAGCCCGCGGGCAGGACCGGGAGCCCGGTGCCGTCGGCGACCGCGAGCACGACGAAGGCGAGCATCGCCATCGGCAGCGTCACCAGCCCCTGCGCCGTGGCCCAGGCGCGGGGGTTGCGATCGGCATGCGCGCGCAGCCAGTCGGCATTGCGGATGGGGTACCAGGTCCAGCAGGCCAGCGCGATGAGCGCCAGGCCCGCGCCCTGCAGATAACGCCCCAGTTGCTGCGGCGCGACCGCGGCCTGCTCGACCTGGTTGACGCAGGCGATGCCCAGCGCGATCAGCAGCAGCGCCGGGGCCAGGTCTCGCCAGCGGTAGTGGCCGTCGCGCGCGGCGTTGCGATGGTTGGAGCACACGGCGATGACCACGGGCAAGGTGCCGATGATCATCGTCGGCAGCGGTCCGCCGGCGCGCTGGATGGCGGCGGCCAGCGTCAGGTAGTAGAGGAAGTTGCCGATCGCGCTGAGCTTCACCGCGGCGACCCAGTCGGCGCGGGTGAGGCGCTTCAGCTCCCGCCAGTCGATGGCCGCCAGCGGCACCGCCAGCAGGCCGAACGCCAGGTAGCGGCCGGCCATCAGCATGGCGGCGGGGTAGTCGGGCAGCAGCAGGGGCGTGACGAACACCAGGCCCCACATCAGGCCGGCGGCGAGCGCGAACAGGAATCCGGACAGCATGCGGCGCAGTGTCGCCGCGCGTCAGGGCCGGCGTCTTGTACCGAGTTGCTGCTGGTAGCGCGCCGGCGTCACGCCGTAGCGGCGCGCGAAGCCGCGCGTCAGGTGCGCCTGGTCGGTGAGTCCGACGGCGGCCGCGACCTGCGCGGGCGCCTGTCCGGCGGCGAGCTGCCGCTTGGCCTCGTTGAGCCGCAGCGCCATCAGCGCCTGTTGCGGC
This genomic stretch from Mitsuaria sp. 7 harbors:
- a CDS encoding alpha/beta hydrolase, translating into MNFLPHDPARRALLTRASVLTATSTFGAAFGAVAAFPARAQSAPASVPASTPDAVPAPTPGVQQGVWRDQSRLRDIPWRLRLPEGDRPMALVVFSHGLGGSLDGGTEWAQAWAEAGIATLHLQHAGSDRAIWGGGLQAVKAAASAEQLIERGHDVQFAVGQLLKLQKDGSGPWARVSPKALGMSGHSFGAQTTLAVAGRDFQVRGAPDLTDSHFKAFAAFSPSAGHFPGGIKGITRPMLCLTGSLDGNPIGQERDGRYRRVVYDRLPAGAKAQLWLEGADHMSFGGGGERGAGFGQRLIGRERERAPEKLAAHHAALIKSVSTDWWRWRLLEDEEALTRLKSPKGLSAGDEWLQG
- a CDS encoding DMT family transporter, with the translated sequence MLSGFLFALAAGLMWGLVFVTPLLLPDYPAAMLMAGRYLAFGLLAVPLAAIDWRELKRLTRADWVAAVKLSAIGNFLYYLTLAAAIQRAGGPLPTMIIGTLPVVIAVCSNHRNAARDGHYRWRDLAPALLLIALGIACVNQVEQAAVAPQQLGRYLQGAGLALIALACWTWYPIRNADWLRAHADRNPRAWATAQGLVTLPMAMLAFVVLAVADGTGLPVLPAGFDFPTGPRLWPFVGLMAAVGLFASWLGTLCWNEASQRLPTTLVGQLIVFETLAALAYSQWHRGEWPPLMGVAGVVLLVGGVCWALRLKPVPPSGRERHLPASSP